One stretch of Longimicrobium sp. DNA includes these proteins:
- a CDS encoding class I SAM-dependent methyltransferase produces the protein MTEPHRPADWDNFRVERIRPLTFWKRNLIHQELLRAVLRRAKGGILEVGIGSGAQSALLSRWAERVVSIDNDPRIMRAARPNVERFGPKTRLVLADAFRMPFRDGAYGVSLSQGLMEHFDDDAIAGLVREQLRVCRSVVFSIPSDRYPRQDVGNERLMPPERWRQIAERVAGSGYVVAARYYRADLEAWKYSALARRWLGSFSVLVTIDPRP, from the coding sequence GAGCCACATCGCCCCGCGGACTGGGACAACTTCCGCGTGGAGCGGATCCGGCCGCTGACCTTCTGGAAGCGCAACCTGATCCACCAGGAGCTGCTGCGCGCGGTGCTGCGCCGGGCGAAGGGCGGGATCCTGGAGGTGGGGATCGGGAGCGGGGCGCAGTCCGCGCTGCTGTCGCGCTGGGCGGAGCGCGTGGTCAGCATCGACAACGACCCGCGGATCATGCGCGCCGCGCGCCCGAACGTGGAGCGCTTCGGGCCGAAGACGCGGCTGGTGCTGGCGGACGCCTTCCGCATGCCGTTCCGCGACGGGGCGTACGGCGTCTCGCTGTCGCAGGGGCTGATGGAGCACTTCGACGACGACGCGATCGCCGGGCTGGTCCGCGAGCAGCTGCGTGTCTGCCGCTCCGTCGTCTTCTCCATCCCCAGCGACCGCTACCCGCGCCAGGACGTGGGGAACGAGCGCCTGATGCCGCCCGAGCGCTGGCGGCAGATCGCCGAGCGCGTGGCCGGCTCCGGCTACGTCGTCGCCGCCCGCTACTACCGCGCGGACCTGGAGGCGTGGAAGTACTCGGCGCTGGCGCGGCGGTGGCTGGGGTCGTTCAGCGTGCTCGTCACCATCGACCCGCGTCCCTGA